A single window of Dendropsophus ebraccatus isolate aDenEbr1 chromosome 5, aDenEbr1.pat, whole genome shotgun sequence DNA harbors:
- the RPL31 gene encoding large ribosomal subunit protein eL31 yields MAPAKKGGEKKKGRSAINEVVTREYTINIHKRIHGVGFKKRAPRALKEIRKFAMKEMRTPDVRIDTRLNKAVWAKGIRNVPYRIRVRLSRKRNEDEDSPNKLYTLVTYVPVTTYKGLQTVNVDEN; encoded by the exons ATGGCTCCTGCCAAGAAGGGAGGCGAGAAGAAGAAGGGCCGCTCCGCCATCAATGAGGTGGTGACTAGGGAATACACCATCAACATTCACAAGCGGATCCATGGCGT TGGCTTCAAAAAGCGTGCTCCCCGTGCTCTTAAGGAAATCCGTAAATTTGCAATGAAAGAGATGCGCACTCCTGATGTACGTATCGACACAAGGCTGAACAAAGCTGTGTGGGCTAAAGGCATCAG aaATGTACCTTACCGCATTCGTGTGCGTTTGTCCAGGAAGCGCAATGAGGATGAAGATTCTCCCAACAAACTGTACACATTGGTCACATATGTGCCAGTAACAACATACAAAG GTCTCCAGACAGTCAACGTGGATGAAAACTAA